In one window of Drosophila innubila isolate TH190305 chromosome 2L unlocalized genomic scaffold, UK_Dinn_1.0 4_B_2L, whole genome shotgun sequence DNA:
- the LOC117780798 gene encoding uncharacterized protein LOC117780798 isoform X2, protein MQNLIKSRAAFEILKKPLPKLSHCYRDSESESDSDNDNDNEDTAATTIGATSATAATNTVGQLNVNASEFVPRSKVASEPENATLAELKRHLEALDERKPTQQRLLLPWRGFPKPMRVERPSNAKQKLIEKPDEIKNSLSLKRSQTDKEAQTMGIRKKQLKEKTSMKDSVPDERKREQERKVALEALKLVEQRRMRESLEEKPQIIVHLNRSPVNFTPEERVRVDRLRLIKREHIERVLREMELEMKKHKTQSIHSTGRYVGLQRAAKKDSEMNTETESKQQIQTNTEPESESEKQPPRRYIPTVKQWDERCKAKAHVTAANKENAMTRKPLVRPEENVTIQRAMISSSVDNIMPSTIASINSNCDNKEQQQHKDRELFVPRYWPPAPLVASGEKRRGNLTHARNISRAFANCGLLPTPTLPGAEHVNHFTEPIYELQNATKSVKRYGMDELLDLEPQPHELRKPYIHLELRKLGFMCE, encoded by the exons ATGCAGAACCTGATCAAGAGTCGTGCAGCCTTTGAGATATTGAAGAAGCCGCTGCCGAAGCTTTCACATTGCTACAGGGACAGCGAAAGCGAGAGCGAcagcgataacgataacgataacgaggACAcggctgcaacaacaataggtGCAACAAGTGCCACAGCTGCAACCAACACTGTGGGGCAACTCAATGTGAATGCCTCTGAGTTTGTGCCACGCTCAAAGGTTGCCAGTGAACCGGAAAATGCAACCCTGGCCGAGCTGAAGCGTCACCTTGAGGCTTTAGACGAGCGCAAGCCAACGCAACAAAGATTGTTGCTGCCCTGGAGAGGATTTCCCAAACCCATGCGGGTGGAGCGCCCCAGCAATGCGA AGCAGAAACTTATCGAAAAGCCAGACGAAATCAAAAACAGTTTAAGCTTAAAACGCTCCCAGACAGACAAAGAGGCGCAAACCATGGGCATACGCAAGAAGCAATTAAAGGAGAAGACCTCGATGAAGGATTCCGTGCCCGATGAGAGAAAGCGTGAACAGGAACGCAAAGTGGCATTGGAGGCGTTGAAACTTGTCGAGCAACGACGCATGCGTGAGTCTCTCGAGGAGAAGCCACAGATCATAGTGCATCTCAATCGCTCTCCCGTGAATTTTACGCCGGAAGAACGTGTGCGTGTGGATCGACTGCGTTTGATTAAGAGGGAACACATTGAGCGTGTACTGCGCGAAATGGAGCTGGAAATGAAAAAGCATAAGACTCAATCCATACATTCAACAGGTCGCTACGTTGGACTGCAACGCGCTGCCAAAAAGGATTCAGAGATGAACACGGAGACGGAGTCAAAGCAGCAGATACAGACGAATACAGAGCcggaatcggaatcggagAAGCAGCCACCACGACGTTATATACCTACTGTCAAGCAGTGGGATGAACGATGCAAAGCCAAGGCTCATGTGACAGCTGCCAATAAAGAGAACGCCATGACTCGCAAACCTCTAGTTCGACCTGAGGAGAATGTCACCATTCAACGTGCTATGATTTCCTCAAGTGTGGACAACATAATGCCCTCAACTATTGccagcatcaacagcaattGTGATAAcaaggagcaacaacagcacaaggATCGCGAACTGTTTGTGCCACGCTATTGGCCACCAGCTCCCTTGGTGGCAAGTGGCGAGAAGCGTCGTGGCAACTTGACCCATGCCCGCAACATTTCACGCGCCTTTGCCAATTGCGGACTGCTGCCGACCCCGACCCTCCCTGGAGCTGAGCATGTAAATCATTTTACTGAACCAATCTATGAGCTGCAGAACGCAACGAAGTCTGTGAAACGCTACGGAATGGATGAACTGCTCGACTTGGAGCCACAGCCACATGAACTACGGAAGCCCTACATCCATCTGGAACTCCGAAAGCTCGGTTTTATGTGCGAATAG
- the LOC117780798 gene encoding uncharacterized protein LOC117780798 isoform X1, with protein sequence MQNLIKSRAAFEILKKPLPKLSHCYRDSESESDSDNDNDNEDTAATTIGATSATAATNTVGQLNVNASEFVPRSKVASEPENATLAELKRHLEALDERKPTQQRLLLPWRGFPKPMRVERPSNATLVTEQKLIEKPDEIKNSLSLKRSQTDKEAQTMGIRKKQLKEKTSMKDSVPDERKREQERKVALEALKLVEQRRMRESLEEKPQIIVHLNRSPVNFTPEERVRVDRLRLIKREHIERVLREMELEMKKHKTQSIHSTGRYVGLQRAAKKDSEMNTETESKQQIQTNTEPESESEKQPPRRYIPTVKQWDERCKAKAHVTAANKENAMTRKPLVRPEENVTIQRAMISSSVDNIMPSTIASINSNCDNKEQQQHKDRELFVPRYWPPAPLVASGEKRRGNLTHARNISRAFANCGLLPTPTLPGAEHVNHFTEPIYELQNATKSVKRYGMDELLDLEPQPHELRKPYIHLELRKLGFMCE encoded by the exons ATGCAGAACCTGATCAAGAGTCGTGCAGCCTTTGAGATATTGAAGAAGCCGCTGCCGAAGCTTTCACATTGCTACAGGGACAGCGAAAGCGAGAGCGAcagcgataacgataacgataacgaggACAcggctgcaacaacaataggtGCAACAAGTGCCACAGCTGCAACCAACACTGTGGGGCAACTCAATGTGAATGCCTCTGAGTTTGTGCCACGCTCAAAGGTTGCCAGTGAACCGGAAAATGCAACCCTGGCCGAGCTGAAGCGTCACCTTGAGGCTTTAGACGAGCGCAAGCCAACGCAACAAAGATTGTTGCTGCCCTGGAGAGGATTTCCCAAACCCATGCGGGTGGAGCGCCCCAGCAATGCGA CCCTTGTCACAGAGCAGAAACTTATCGAAAAGCCAGACGAAATCAAAAACAGTTTAAGCTTAAAACGCTCCCAGACAGACAAAGAGGCGCAAACCATGGGCATACGCAAGAAGCAATTAAAGGAGAAGACCTCGATGAAGGATTCCGTGCCCGATGAGAGAAAGCGTGAACAGGAACGCAAAGTGGCATTGGAGGCGTTGAAACTTGTCGAGCAACGACGCATGCGTGAGTCTCTCGAGGAGAAGCCACAGATCATAGTGCATCTCAATCGCTCTCCCGTGAATTTTACGCCGGAAGAACGTGTGCGTGTGGATCGACTGCGTTTGATTAAGAGGGAACACATTGAGCGTGTACTGCGCGAAATGGAGCTGGAAATGAAAAAGCATAAGACTCAATCCATACATTCAACAGGTCGCTACGTTGGACTGCAACGCGCTGCCAAAAAGGATTCAGAGATGAACACGGAGACGGAGTCAAAGCAGCAGATACAGACGAATACAGAGCcggaatcggaatcggagAAGCAGCCACCACGACGTTATATACCTACTGTCAAGCAGTGGGATGAACGATGCAAAGCCAAGGCTCATGTGACAGCTGCCAATAAAGAGAACGCCATGACTCGCAAACCTCTAGTTCGACCTGAGGAGAATGTCACCATTCAACGTGCTATGATTTCCTCAAGTGTGGACAACATAATGCCCTCAACTATTGccagcatcaacagcaattGTGATAAcaaggagcaacaacagcacaaggATCGCGAACTGTTTGTGCCACGCTATTGGCCACCAGCTCCCTTGGTGGCAAGTGGCGAGAAGCGTCGTGGCAACTTGACCCATGCCCGCAACATTTCACGCGCCTTTGCCAATTGCGGACTGCTGCCGACCCCGACCCTCCCTGGAGCTGAGCATGTAAATCATTTTACTGAACCAATCTATGAGCTGCAGAACGCAACGAAGTCTGTGAAACGCTACGGAATGGATGAACTGCTCGACTTGGAGCCACAGCCACATGAACTACGGAAGCCCTACATCCATCTGGAACTCCGAAAGCTCGGTTTTATGTGCGAATAG